From the genome of Adlercreutzia equolifaciens DSM 19450:
TCATTCTGCCGGGGCACGTGTCCACTATCATCGGCGCGGAGCCCTATCGCTTCCTGGCCGAGAAGTACGGCATCCCCGGTGTCATCACCGGGTTCGAGCCGGTGGACGTGCTGCAGGGCATCGCCATGATCATGCGCCAGCTGCACGAGAGTCGCGCCGAGATCGAGATCGCCTACGCCCGCGGCGTCATGCCCGAGGGCAATCCGGTGGCACTCGCCGCCATCGACGAGGTGTTCGAAACCTGCTCCGCCACCTGGCGTGGCTTGGGTGAGATTCCCGGCAGTGGCTACCGCATCCGCGAGGAGTTCGCCGACTTCGACGCCATGCGCCGCTTCCAACCGGATGTGGAAGAGGTGCGCGAGCATAAGGGCTGCCGCTGCGGCGACGTGCTCCGCGGCATCATGGCCCCGAGCGAGTGCCCGCTGTTCCGGAAGGTCTGCACGCCGGAGAACCCGGTCGGGCCCTGCATGGTTTCCAGCGAGGGCAGCTGCGCGGCATACTATCGGTACTACTAGGCCAGGCCCGCTATGGCTGCGGCCTCTACTCACTATATGTACGTGTTGGAATGCGCCGATGGGTCGTTGTACACCGGCTATGCCGTGGACGTGCGCGCGCGGCTAGCGGTGCACAACGCCGGCAAGGGCGCGAAGTACACCCGCGCTCGCCTGCCCGTGAGCCTGCTCGCCTATGCCGAGTTCGCCACCAAGCACGATGCCATGCACGCGGAATACGTCTTCAAGCAGCTTTCCCGCAACGAAAAGGACGCCCTGCTCGCCGCCGCCTCGCACGCAACCTTCGAGGAGGCCCTGAAAAACGTGCTTACCTGACATGCCCGATGGGGCGACCTAAAAGAAGCAGCAAGTCACATCGCTTTCACGAATCTGGCGGCGAATGCCAGTTCGACCCCGAAATGGTAAGAGGGGGGAAGCCATTTCGGCAACGAAGTGGCACTTTCTGGCCATTTCGGCCTTCAACTGGCAGTGCGGTGCGCCACTTCGGGGTCGAACTGGCATCTGTCCCTTGAATTTCGAAGATGCCTAAGCTGACGGATGGCTTTGATCGGTTGGGCCGGAGGTTTGCTTGGGGCCCAGGTTCAGTTCCTCCAGGTAGCTGCTGGGCTCGATGTTGCAGGTGCGGACGCCGGAGCGGAGGCGGATGCGGGGGATGTGCAGGCGCAGGCGCTCGGCGGTTTCCAAATCGCAGCTTTCGAAACTGGTGAAAAGGAGACGCCGGGCGGTGCGTTGTTCGGCCAAGGTGATGGCGGCTCGGTCGGAGGCTTCCTGGCGGGCGCGGGCGCCGCCGACGATGACGCCGGGGTCGCACATATCGCGCGAGGGGATGAAGCCGTTCACGAAGCCGCCGAAGATGATGACGTCGAAGGTGCGGCCGAAGAGGTCTTCGGGGGCGCCGACGGCGACGGCCGGAGTGGCCGGGCTGGCGCTTCTTCCGCACGGCTCAGCGCCCTTTCGTGTAGAGGACGGCCTTGCCACCGCGCTTTCTTCGCATGCTTCGCTGTGGCGAGAAGAGGAGAGGGACGTGCCGCTTGCGGTGTCTGCGGATGCAGAAGAGCTCTCTGCCGCCGAGTCTGGTGCGATGTCGGTTTCGGGTTGATCCTCCTCGCTCTGCTCTCTGAGCAGTTCCTGCGCCTCGCGGTAGGGGTCGAGCAGGCTTTGGGCGAAAGGGCTCGTTGCGGGGAGCCCCGGCAGGGCGTCGGCATCCAATGCGGCGAGGGCTTCCGCGAGGTTGAGGCCCCGGGGTTGCGCGACGCGCCGCAGCTCGGAGACGGCGGCGCTGCGGTCGAGGGTTGACCTGTGTCAAGATTTCGGACACGGAAAGTCGAGGATCTCACGCCGCCAGGGGCAGCTCCCCGGGCCGCGGCGCGGTCCTCTCGAAGAACTCCTCCATCACCTGCGCCGGTATCCGGTAGCCTATGGTGGAGTGGGGCCGCCGGCGGTTGTAGTAGCCCTCGATGAACCCCACCACCGCCCGGCGCGCCTCTGCGCGGGTGGGGAAGCTCCTCCTGTGGTACATCTCGTTCTTCAGCGTGGCGAAGAACGACTCGGCCACCGCGTTGTCGTGGCACGATCCCGTGCGCCCCACCGACAGCCTCACGCCGTGGGCGGCCGCCCACTCGGCGACCAGGCGGCTGGTGTACTGGGCGCCGCGGTCGCTGTGGAATATGGCGCCCTCCGCCACGTAGCCCCGCGAGCGGGCCGCCTCGAGCGCGGAGGCCACGATGTCGGCCGTCATGCGCTCGGAGAGCGCCCAGCCCACGACCATGCGGGTGTTCAGGTCGATCACCGTGGACAGGAACAGCCAGCCCTCGCCGGTGCGCAGGTAGGTGATGTCGCCCACGAGCTTGTAGGTGGGCACGGGGCTCTCGAAGTCGCGGCCGACGAGGTCGGGGCGGCCGTCGGCCCCCGACCCGGGCACGGTCGTGCGCTTGCTCGCGTTGGGCGTGCAGCCGCTGATGCCCAGCTCGCGCATGAGCGCCAGGACGCGGTAGAGCGTGACGTGGGCCATCTCGGGCGGCATCATGGCGCGGACCATGCGGTGGCCGAAGCGGCCGTCCGACTCGCGCCACACCCGCTCCACCTCGGCCCTCTCCGCGGCCCACTCGTCCTCGGGCGCGCCGCGGGAGAGCCGGCTGTAGAAGCCCGAGCGGCTCACGCCCAGCAGCCTCGCCATCATCTTCACCGGGAATTCGGCCCTCTCCTCCAGCATCAGCCGGTAGCGCGCGGCTACAGGCGGTCGCTGGCGAAGAAGGCCGCGGCTTTTTTCAGGAAGGCGTTCTCCATCTCGAGCTCGCGGATGCGCCTCTGCGCGTCCCTCAGCTCGCGCCCGGCGGCCTCCGGCGCCGGCTCGCCGCCCAGCTCGCGGCGGCGGTCGGCCACCCACTTGCCCACGGTGCGGTCGCTGAGCCCCAGCTCCTCGCAGCAGCCCTTGATGGAGCGGCCCTCCGCGACGGCGGCGATTATGTAGTCGGCGGTCTCCCTCTTGAACTCGGGGGTGTACTTGTTCTGGTTGGCAACCATGGCGATCATCGTCCTTTCGGTCTCACGGGGCGCAGTCTACAGGGCGCTGCGCACTCTGTCATCCGTGTCCGAAAAAACGATACAGGTCAAAGGATTGGAAGGTGTGGGGTGCGGTCTGCGTGGCCTGCGTGCTCGTGAGCGCGCTCGCCCTGCGCGTCGTGTTCTACATGACCGGCATCTCCATCTACCCGTTCTTCTAGGCGGCCCGGAAAAGATGCACCAAACTGGAAGGCCTCCCATGGCGGGAGGCCTTCTTTGCGTTGGGGGAGAGGCGTCTTGCTAGCTCAGTTTTCCGCCGAGGATCTTAGCGGCGCCGGCCTTGTCGAAGTTGCCGCCGGTGCGTTTCGTGAGCTCGCCCATGACGCGGCCCATATCCTTCTTGGTGGACGCGCCCGTGTCGGCGAGCACCTCATCGATGAGCGCCGCCAGCTCGTCGCCTTCCACTTGGCGGGGCAGGTACTCTTCCAGAATGGCTACCTGCTCGGTGAGGGTGTCGGTGCGCTCTTGATTGTTGCCGGCCTTGATGGATCCGTCCAGCGTCTCCTTCGTCTGCTTGATGGTGCGCTTGAGCATGGCGTCCACGTCGGCCTCCGTCACCTCGCGGCGCTCGTTCACCTCGATGGCCTTAAGCTCGGTGTGCACCTGGCGCAGAATGTCGCGTCGGTGGTTGTCGCGCGCCTTCATGGCCGTCTTGATCTCGTCCTGCAGCTGCTGGTATTCCATGAGCGTCCTTTCTCGGAAAATGATCGCCTCCATTATAGCGCGCCCTGCCGCTTCGATGGCCTTCTCTGCCCCTCTCAACTGGGGGCGTCATTCCGGTCGAGGAGGGCTGACCAAGGTCAGCCCCTACGGGGCAAAGCGATAGGGGATACGGTGGAAGGGGGCCGCGGGAGGAGTTTATCCCTGCTGCAGGCTGCCCTTCACGATGCCGCGGGCGGCCAGGTAGGTCACTAGCATGTAGCCGCCGTAGATGACCAGCGTAAGGCCGGCGGCCATCATGATGGGGCCGGCCGAGGACACGCCGATGGCGTCCAGCAGGGAATCGGACAGCACGCCGATGGCGCAGACGGAATGACATACCGCCAGACCCAGCGGCACGAGGAAGTACACGAGCACCTGGGCCAGAAGCGACCGGTAGATCATGCCGCGGTCGCAGCCGAGCTTCCACAGGATGCGGTAGCGCGGCGTTGAATCGGACGCCTGGGAGAGCTGCTGGATGGCCAAAATGGCCGCCGTGGAAATGAGGAAGACGAAGCCGATGTAGAGCGCCAGATACGTGATCATGAGACGCAGCCCGGCGGACTGGGAGAGCATCTCGTTCGCCGTGAGGATGCGCGTGACCGGCCACAAGAGGCTCGCGTAGGGGTCGTCGGCGCCTTGGGTGCCCTTCTCGAAACCGCCCATGTCGCGGGGTTGCAGGGCCGCCACGATGTCGCCTAAGGCCGCGTCATTCTCGCCGGCGGTCTTACCGTTGTCGGCGTACATCACGTTCAGGTACTGGGTGTCGGGAATGCAGCCGGCGGCTTTCAGGGCTTCTACGGCTTCATCGGGAGCGATGATGACCAGGGCTGTGGCCGCCATGGCGTTGTCTTCCAGCTGCGTGTCGTACAGGGGACCTGCCAGGGCGTACTCCTCGCCGGCGATGGTCACCGTGGGGGCCGCGTCCAGCACGGCGCGGGCCAAAGGCGTGACCATGTCCATGTTGTTCGCCAAGGCGCAGGTGCCCGCTGCCAGTTCCACGGGATCCTGGCCTTGCAGCGCACGGGTGCCGTTGAAGTCGGAGAGCGACACCACGGTGAGATGCGTTGTGCGTACGGAGCCCAAGTCGTCCAGACGCAGGGCCGACGGATCAACGCCGGTGGCCTCGGCAGCGGCAACGAGGGGGTCGTAGGTCATATCCGGGGCTGAATAGGTGCTCACCTGAGCGAAGGCGCCTACGGTCTCGTCCCACAGCTCTGGCGCGGCCTCTTGCAGGGCGGCAGCCATGTCCCAGTTGAAGGACTCCGCCTGGGCCAGGCGCTCGGGGGCTTCGGCCTCCATCTCGGCGCGGCGATCAAGTGGGTCGCCCGACGAGGAAGCCTTCGACCCATCGGGCCCGTACCACACGGCCGCCTCCAAGGTGGCGGAATAGGGGTTCGAGCGTTCCGCGCCGCCAACGAACACCTCCACGAGCCCCATGCCCGAGGAGAACACCGTGATGGAGAAGAACAGCAGCACGCACACGGCCCACAGCGACAGAAACGCCGTGTTCACCTTGCTGGCGATCTGGCGCACGGTGAACAGGTTCAGCTTCCGCAGGTACACGCCGCGCAGCCGCGTGAGCACGGCAATGGCGAAGCCGGCGAGCGACCAGAAGAACAGCAGCGATCCCACGAGCATGGCGATGGTGGCGCGGATGAACTCGGGCTGGTCCAGCATCACCAGACCGTTTTCGATGAGCTGCTCGTAGGCGTAGACGAGGATAGCCACCGCTGCGACGAACCCCACGAGGCAGACCCACGGGTTGCGCACGCCGGCGCGCTCGTTCTTCTCGCCGGCGCGGATGAGGTCGATGAGCTTGCAGCGGCTCACGGTGATGGTGTTGAAAGCGGCCACCACCACGTAAATGGCGGCGAAGCAGGCGAGCGTGACGAGGAAGGCGTCGGGGGAGAACACGAACTGGTAGTTGGTCATCGTCGTGCCGAACAGCGCGGCGGTGAAAAACGACAGTCCCTGGGAAAGCAGCACGCCGCAGATGAGGCCCACGGCCAGGGAAAGCACCCCCACGAGCACGGTCTCGTACAGCACGATGCGCGACACGTGCCCCGGCGTCATGCCCAGCACCAGGTAGGTGCCGAACTCCCGCTTGCGTCGGCGGATGAGGAACTGGTTCGCGTACAGGATGAGGAAGCCCAGCACGCAGGCCACGACTATCGAGAACATGCCCAGTATGTAGGTGGTGGATGCGAACACGCTTCGCGAGGCCGAGGTTTCCATGTCGAAGAGAATCTGCTGGCTGCCGATGGAGTTGAACGCGTAGAACACCGCCACGCCGAACAAGAGCGTGATGAAGTAGACGGCGTAATCGCGCACCGACCGGCGGATATTGCGCAGGGCGAGCTTAAGATACATGGCCGGCCTCCCCGCCGAGGAACGACACGACCTCCATGATGCGCGAGAAGAACGCGTCGCGGCTCTCGTCGCCCCGGCGCAGCTCGTTGAACACGGCGCCGTCCTTGATGAACAGCACGCGGTTCGTGTAGCTGGCGGCGAAGGCGTCGTGGGTGACCATCATAATGGTGGCACCCATCTGCTCGTTCATCATTTCCATGATCTCCAGCATCACCGTGGCGGCGCGGGAATCGAGGGCGCCGGTGGGCTCGTCGGCTAAGATGAGCTTCGGGTCGGTGACCATGGCGCGGGCTGCGGCCACGCGCTGCTTCTGGCCGCCGGACATCTGGTAGGGATACTTCTGCAGCACGCCATCCACACCGAGGCGCGCGGCCATGGCGTTCACCTTGCCGGGAATGGCGCGGGCCGGCTCGCCCTTGATGGTGAGGGCCAGCGAGATGTTCTCGAAGCCGGTGAGCGTGTCCAGCAGATTCGAGTCTTGGAAGATGAAGCCCAAGTCGTCGCGACGGAACTTCGCCAGCTGGCGCTTCGACATGCCGGTGATATCGCGGCCGCCTACGATGATGTGCCCGCTCGTGACCGTATCGATGGTAGAGACGCAGTTCAGAAGCGTTGTTTTGCCGGAGCCCGAGGGACCCATGATGCCGACGAACTCGCCGGCGGCCACGTCGAAGCTGACACCGGCCAGCGCGTGGGTGACCGAGTCGCGGCTGCCGAAGACTTTTTCGATGGAGCGCACCGAGAGGATGGGGGAGCCTGCGTTGACGGGGTGGCCGGCTTGGGGGGCGCGGAAGGGGTCGGCCGCACGGTGGGCGCCATGGGCGGTGTGGGCTCCTCTTCCGCTGGCGGCGCTGGCTGCGGAGGCGGCGCCGGCCACGTAGTTCTCGCGGGAGAAAGCGGCGGCGATGCCGTCGAGGGTCGTCGTGCCGTCGCCATCGAGGGGCACAGGCGTGCCAGGATTGGTCGGACGCGGGCCGAAGGCCGAGGGGGTGGGTTCGGTGTACACTTCGGCCATTAGTAGCTCCTCTCGGTTTTGGGCAGCTGGTGGGAGATGAAGGCTCCCACGGCCCCGATGATAGCAAGCGTCAGGATGATTTTCCCTGCAGTGTTCACGACAGTCCTTTCTCTCGGATATGCGGCTCGCGTTCCATCCCTCCGGAGGCGGCTCGATGGATCGTCCCATCCCTCCGGAGACGGCTACGCGGCATTCCGATTCGCTCAGACAGTCCTCGCTGGTATCGAAGGCGTTGGGATTGCCTGCTCCCTTTCATGTTCTGCCTTCGATACCATCTGCGGAACTTGCTCGGTCGGAACGCCCCGTATCTGTCTCCTGCACTTGACGGATCGCGAGCTTGAATTCATCCTAAAAAGGAGGCGCGCATGGTTCCATCGATCGGGCTTACGGTTGACTTACGAATGTGTTAGGTTGTGCGGGTTTCTACCTGTTTCTACCTGTTTCTACCTGTTTCTACCTGCGCCGTGTCTCCTATGCGCCGAAGAGTTCCTTGTGGGTGCGGTCGTGGGGGAAGGTGAGGATGACGCGGGTGCCCGTGCCCTCTTCGCTGGCGAGGCCTACGTGCAGTCCCATGGAAGCGCACAAGCTCGCTACCAAGTAAAGGCCCATGCCCGTGGCCGAACCGTGGGCGCGGCCGACCTGGCCGGTGAAGCCGCGCTCGAACACGCGGGGCACGTCGGCGGCGGGGATGCCGCAGCCGTTGTCGCGCACCTCAAGCACCGTGCGGCCTCGGGGGGTGCCGGGCTCCTCCTCGCGGACGGTGAAGGCGAGGGTGGTGGCGCCGTACTTCGCCGCGTTGGTGACCACCTGTCCCAAGATGAACACGAGCCAGGGCTCGTCGGCCAGCACCGTCAGGGCGTCGGGAATGTCAAAGGCGGGGGTGCAGCCTTTCTCGATGAGGAAGCGGCTGTGGCGCTTGCAGGCTTCCCGCGCCGCATCGGTCAAATTCACTTCGCGGATGGCGTAGTCGCGCTCGACCGAGGTGGATCGCGCGTAGTAGAGGGCCTGGTCCACCTGGGCCTCGATGCGTTCCAGCTCGCGGGCCACTTTGGCCGACTCGGGCCCGGGGTTGTTGGCGAGCATGAGCTTGATGGCGGCGATGGGGGTCTTTATCTCGTGAATCCACAGCTCCACATAGCGGCGATAGGCGGCCGCGTCGTCGCGTAGGGCCGCTGTCTCCTCGGCGGAAAGCTGGGAGAGGCGACGGGCCACATCGTAAGCGATCTCACCTTCCAGAAAAGGCGGCTCGGCGATGAGGGAGGGAAGCACGCAGGCTTGGCGCAGCTGCTCGGTAAGGTGGTGCAATTCGTGATAGAAGGCGGCTTTGCGGCGGTAGTCCAGAAAGCCGGCGCCCAGCGCGATGAGCGTAAGAATGTCGGCGACGAGCAGAACCCCCGACGAGTTCACGCCGAGCGCAGGCAGAATGAGCACGGTGCTGGCGAGGGCGAGCAAAAAGGCCGCGAGGCCGATGACGTTGTCGCGCACATAGGAAGCGGGCGTGAAGGCAGCGATGGGCGCATTGGCGGTGTGCGCGTTGACGCGTTCTCCTGCAGCGCTCGCGTCGCGGCCCCCTTCCGCAGCATGCGACGCGCAAGAGATCTCGCAGTCCTCGCGTGCCACTGTGTTGTGCCCGCTCATACCGTGTACCCCACACCGCGGCGGGTAGCGAGGAAGTCCTCCGGAACGCCTAGGGAACCGAGGGTTTTGCGCAAGCGGTTCACATTCACGGTTAGCGTGTTGTCGTCGATGAAGGCGTCGGATTCCCACAGGGCACACATGATCTCGCTGCGAGGCACCACCACGCCGGGGTTGCGCATGAGTGTCTGCAGGATGCGCAGCTCGTTGCGCGTGAGTTCGGCGGTGCGTCCTTGGAATTCCACGGTGCCGGCGCCCATGTTCAACGTCACGCCTTTGTGGAGGATCGTCATACCGGCAGCAGGGCTCGCGCTGCGCCGCAGCAACGCCTGCAGATGCGCGAGCAGCACGGCGGGCCGATAGGGCTTGGTCACGTAATCGTCGGCCCCTAGGTTCATGGCCATCACTTCATCGAACTCGCTCTCCGAAGAGGTGAGCATGAGGATGGGCACCGAGCTTTTGGCCCGGATGTCGCGGCAGATGGAATGCCCGTCGGCGCCGGGCAGCTTCAGATCGAGCACGATGCAGTCGGGCTCGGCAGCGAGGGCGCGTGCCGCGGTGTCGCCCCAGGTGCCCTCGTAGGCCGCCACGGCGTAGCCGGAAAGCTCCAGCACGTGGGCCAGCTCCGCGCGCAGGGCGGTATCGTCTTCGATGAGATAAATGCGCTGGGCCATGGCTGCCTCTCTTTCGGCGGTGTTCGCAGGTGCCGTTCGCGCAGGGCGTGGCGCTCGGGCATAAGGCCCAGGCGCGAGGTTCGGACGTGGGGCTCGCGCGCAAGGCTCGGGCGCGGTAGCGTGGGCGCGAGGTTCGTGCGCTCAAGCGCGACGGCAAGCATCGCAGCCCATTGTAAGCCTGCGCGCCGTTCCCGCCCCCAGCAACTTCCAACCTTACGCAACCGTAAGTTGGTTACCAGCTTCCTCGGAAGGCGTGCTCGACTGCTCGATAGTAAGCGAATGGGCAGAATTTGCCTGAGATCTTGAGTTATAAGCGTCTGCAGAAGAAAAATGTGGATGAAATTAACGAGTAATGTATAAATAAGGGGGTGAAAATGTGTGCTCAGGCGCTTATAACTGGCGATCTCGTGCAATTCAGGGCTGGTTCGCCGACGACGCTTCTTCGCAGCATTGCGACTTTGTTGCGGTCGGCGCAGGGAACGGATCGGGACATTCCCGCGTCATTTCTGCGGTCGTGCTCTGGCAGAATGCCGTCATCGACCGAATCGAGACGGGAGGTTCGCCATGGGAGAGCGGAAGCTCAAGTTCCAGGATCGCTGGATGTTCAACCGCGTGCTATGCGAGGAGGAGGTGTGCCGCAAGGTGCTGCGCGCCGCGCTGGGGATAGAGGCGGGGGAGATCGCCTACCTGAACGCCGAGCAGTGCTTCGAGCCGCTCGCCGCCGGACGAGGCGTGCGCCTGGACGTGTTCGCCCGGGGCGACGGGCGGGTCTACGACATCGAGATGCAGGTCGCCAGGGAGCGAGACCTGGGGCGCCGCATGCGCTACTACCAGGCCGCCATGGACGTGGGGGAGCTGGGGTCGGGCGAGGACTTCGGCGCGCTGCCCGAGAGCTACGTGCTGTTCTTCTGCCGCCACGACGCCTACGGCAAGGGCGAGCCCGCGTACGTGATCGAGCGCAGGTGTGGGGTCCATCCCGACCTTGCTGTGGGCGACGCCTCCCCGTGGGTAGTGCTGAACGCCTCGGCGTGGGAGGCCTCCGCCGACCCCGGGCTGCGGGATGTGCTACGATACCTCCGGACCGGGGAGGCCGAAGGGCCCTTGTCGTCGGAGATCGACGCCCTGGTCGGCGTGTTCAACGAGGACAGGGAGTGGGTGGACCGCGTGCTTACCTACGAGCAGGAGACCGAGATGCGCTGCCGAAAGGCGCGGGAGGAAGGCCGGGAGGAAGGCCGGGAGGAAGGCGAGGCCCGTCTCGCCGTGCTCGTGGGCGCTCTGCTGGCCGACGGCCGTTCCGAAGACGTGGCCGCTGCGGTGGAGGACAAGGTGCGTCGCGAGGAGCTCTACGCCGAGCTCGGAATATGAGGCCAACGCGCCTATACCGTGCGCATTACGCCTGAAGGCGATGCGCTGGCCGAGAAGCGCTGCGCCGCGCAGTCCGAGGTGGCCGATCGCATCCTGTCGACCCTGACGCCCGAGGAGGTCGAGTCGTTGAACGTTCTCACGGAGAAGATCATCCACCAGTGCAAGGACATGGGCGTCCGCGGTGAGCGCAAGCATGGTCGCCACCATCGTCATGGCAAGAGCCGTAGCTGCCGCAAGTAGCGTTCGGCACGGCCCCGATGTCTTTTCAGATAATGGCCTCCCAGGGGGCCATTATTTTTCTCAAAGATTATTCTTGACATAGAATAAAGCATTGTTATAATAGATTTCGACAGAGCGGGAGATGCGAAGTCTCCTCCTCTCTCCTCCTCTCTCCTCCTCTCTCCTCCTCTCTCCTCTTCTCTCGTCCGCATGCGCCTCTCCCCCTTCGGGCGCCAAGGACACTCATTTGCGAGCCCGGGATCCCCCCTCCCCGGGCTCGCAGCATGTCAGGGGCCGGCTGCTTCGGAGGGAAGCCGGCCTCTCGGCTCTCTGCCGCTCTCCATCGAGGCGCACCGGCGCGTTGGCGCATGCGCTTTTCTTCCTTAAGAATCCCTGAGGTTTCGTTGCGAAGGCGAAAAGTGGGGTAGTATGGTCGAGAAAACGTGGCGGCCTTTGCGGGGTCGCCTGCACGTGGCGACTTCCAGAGGCACCAGAACGGGGAGTCGCCTGGATAGGGAAGGATTCGGCTATGCGAGAAATGCCCGCCAATCAGTTGAACCCGCGCATTAAGAGCGTTTGGCGCATCAACGATGCCATTTGGATCGTTGTCTCATTCCTGTGCTGCTTTCTGCCCTTCGCTATCATAGCGTTGGTGGCGCCAGAAGAAGCGTGGGCCGGGGTGGTGGCTCTTATTGTCGCTATCTTGTTCGTGGCGCTGCTTGTGCTGTGCGTGGTGGTGCTGCCGCCCATTCGCTATGCTCGTTGGCGCTACGAGCTTACGCCGGATTACCTGGATATTGCTCGCGGCATCTTCTGGCGCAAGCGCTTCGTCATTCCGTTCATCCGCGTGCAGAACACCGACACGCGCCAAGGGCCCATCCTGCGCGCCTTCGGGCTGTCCAGCGTCACCGTGGCAACTGCCGCCGGCGAGCACGAGATTCCCGGCCTCGGCATCGAAGAGGCCGACGTGCTGCGCGATCGTGCCGCCGAGCTGGCGCGTCTGGCCCGAGAGGACGTATAAATGAGCGCGCCGAACGTGCCCCCGCAGGTGCCCGCGCCCGCGCCGAACGTGCCCCCGCAGGTGCTCGCACCCGCGCCGATACCCCCTGCGGCGGCTGCCCCATCGACTGAGCTGCCGCGCCACCATGTGCACCACAGCTATATCTGGCTCGAAAGCGTGCGCACGATCTTCATCATTGCCGTATGTGTTGTGGTGGCGAACTTCTCCACCATCATTGGGCTCGTTGCCGAAGAGGGCATGGGCGCCGAGGCCGGGTTCATCATGGCGGTGGCCGGCATCGGCACGCTGGTGGTCATCCTCCTTACGTTTGGCATCGTCGCCGGGCTGCGCGTCGTTGGCTACAAGCACCTGTACTTCACCGTCGGCCCCGACGAGTTCACGCTGTGCTCCGGCATCTTCAACAAGAAGCAGGTGCACGTGCCCTACCAGCGGGTCCAGTCCGTGGACCAGCGGGCGACGCTCCTTCAGCGATTGTTCGGCGTGTGCACGGTTTCCATCGATACGGCCGGCGGCGCGGCGAACAA
Proteins encoded in this window:
- a CDS encoding GIY-YIG nuclease family protein, whose product is MAAASTHYMYVLECADGSLYTGYAVDVRARLAVHNAGKGAKYTRARLPVSLLAYAEFATKHDAMHAEYVFKQLSRNEKDALLAAASHATFEEALKNVLT
- a CDS encoding IS3 family transposase → MLEERAEFPVKMMARLLGVSRSGFYSRLSRGAPEDEWAAERAEVERVWRESDGRFGHRMVRAMMPPEMAHVTLYRVLALMRELGISGCTPNASKRTTVPGSGADGRPDLVGRDFESPVPTYKLVGDITYLRTGEGWLFLSTVIDLNTRMVVGWALSERMTADIVASALEAARSRGYVAEGAIFHSDRGAQYTSRLVAEWAAAHGVRLSVGRTGSCHDNAVAESFFATLKNEMYHRRSFPTRAEARRAVVGFIEGYYNRRRPHSTIGYRIPAQVMEEFFERTAPRPGELPLAA
- a CDS encoding transposase; this encodes MVANQNKYTPEFKRETADYIIAAVAEGRSIKGCCEELGLSDRTVGKWVADRRRELGGEPAPEAAGRELRDAQRRIRELEMENAFLKKAAAFFASDRL
- a CDS encoding GatB/YqeY domain-containing protein → MEYQQLQDEIKTAMKARDNHRRDILRQVHTELKAIEVNERREVTEADVDAMLKRTIKQTKETLDGSIKAGNNQERTDTLTEQVAILEEYLPRQVEGDELAALIDEVLADTGASTKKDMGRVMGELTKRTGGNFDKAGAAKILGGKLS
- a CDS encoding ABC transporter permease, with amino-acid sequence MYLKLALRNIRRSVRDYAVYFITLLFGVAVFYAFNSIGSQQILFDMETSASRSVFASTTYILGMFSIVVACVLGFLILYANQFLIRRRKREFGTYLVLGMTPGHVSRIVLYETVLVGVLSLAVGLICGVLLSQGLSFFTAALFGTTMTNYQFVFSPDAFLVTLACFAAIYVVVAAFNTITVSRCKLIDLIRAGEKNERAGVRNPWVCLVGFVAAVAILVYAYEQLIENGLVMLDQPEFIRATIAMLVGSLLFFWSLAGFAIAVLTRLRGVYLRKLNLFTVRQIASKVNTAFLSLWAVCVLLFFSITVFSSGMGLVEVFVGGAERSNPYSATLEAAVWYGPDGSKASSSGDPLDRRAEMEAEAPERLAQAESFNWDMAAALQEAAPELWDETVGAFAQVSTYSAPDMTYDPLVAAAEATGVDPSALRLDDLGSVRTTHLTVVSLSDFNGTRALQGQDPVELAAGTCALANNMDMVTPLARAVLDAAPTVTIAGEEYALAGPLYDTQLEDNAMAATALVIIAPDEAVEALKAAGCIPDTQYLNVMYADNGKTAGENDAALGDIVAALQPRDMGGFEKGTQGADDPYASLLWPVTRILTANEMLSQSAGLRLMITYLALYIGFVFLISTAAILAIQQLSQASDSTPRYRILWKLGCDRGMIYRSLLAQVLVYFLVPLGLAVCHSVCAIGVLSDSLLDAIGVSSAGPIMMAAGLTLVIYGGYMLVTYLAARGIVKGSLQQG
- a CDS encoding ABC transporter ATP-binding protein, with the protein product MLSVRSIEKVFGSRDSVTHALAGVSFDVAAGEFVGIMGPSGSGKTTLLNCVSTIDTVTSGHIIVGGRDITGMSKRQLAKFRRDDLGFIFQDSNLLDTLTGFENISLALTIKGEPARAIPGKVNAMAARLGVDGVLQKYPYQMSGGQKQRVAAARAMVTDPKLILADEPTGALDSRAATVMLEIMEMMNEQMGATIMMVTHDAFAASYTNRVLFIKDGAVFNELRRGDESRDAFFSRIMEVVSFLGGEAGHVS
- a CDS encoding sensor histidine kinase, yielding MSGHNTVAREDCEISCASHAAEGGRDASAAGERVNAHTANAPIAAFTPASYVRDNVIGLAAFLLALASTVLILPALGVNSSGVLLVADILTLIALGAGFLDYRRKAAFYHELHHLTEQLRQACVLPSLIAEPPFLEGEIAYDVARRLSQLSAEETAALRDDAAAYRRYVELWIHEIKTPIAAIKLMLANNPGPESAKVARELERIEAQVDQALYYARSTSVERDYAIREVNLTDAAREACKRHSRFLIEKGCTPAFDIPDALTVLADEPWLVFILGQVVTNAAKYGATTLAFTVREEEPGTPRGRTVLEVRDNGCGIPAADVPRVFERGFTGQVGRAHGSATGMGLYLVASLCASMGLHVGLASEEGTGTRVILTFPHDRTHKELFGA
- a CDS encoding response regulator transcription factor, producing MAQRIYLIEDDTALRAELAHVLELSGYAVAAYEGTWGDTAARALAAEPDCIVLDLKLPGADGHSICRDIRAKSSVPILMLTSSESEFDEVMAMNLGADDYVTKPYRPAVLLAHLQALLRRSASPAAGMTILHKGVTLNMGAGTVEFQGRTAELTRNELRILQTLMRNPGVVVPRSEIMCALWESDAFIDDNTLTVNVNRLRKTLGSLGVPEDFLATRRGVGYTV
- a CDS encoding Rpn family recombination-promoting nuclease/putative transposase, which codes for MGERKLKFQDRWMFNRVLCEEEVCRKVLRAALGIEAGEIAYLNAEQCFEPLAAGRGVRLDVFARGDGRVYDIEMQVARERDLGRRMRYYQAAMDVGELGSGEDFGALPESYVLFFCRHDAYGKGEPAYVIERRCGVHPDLAVGDASPWVVLNASAWEASADPGLRDVLRYLRTGEAEGPLSSEIDALVGVFNEDREWVDRVLTYEQETEMRCRKAREEGREEGREEGEARLAVLVGALLADGRSEDVAAAVEDKVRREELYAELGI
- a CDS encoding PH domain-containing protein — its product is MREMPANQLNPRIKSVWRINDAIWIVVSFLCCFLPFAIIALVAPEEAWAGVVALIVAILFVALLVLCVVVLPPIRYARWRYELTPDYLDIARGIFWRKRFVIPFIRVQNTDTRQGPILRAFGLSSVTVATAAGEHEIPGLGIEEADVLRDRAAELARLAREDV